The Actinomyces viscosus genome segment GAGCCACCGACGAGTACGTGGCGGGCGACGGGCGCACCGTGCCGCTGGGCGTCTACTGCCGCAAGAGCCTGGTCGAGCACATGGACTCCGAGGAGATCCTGGACCTGACCAAGCGCGGCTTCGCCTACTACGAGGACCTGTTCACAACCCCCTACGCCTTCACCAAGTACGACCAGATCTTCGTACCGGAGTTCAACGCCGGGGCGATGGAGAACGCCGGCTGCGTCACCCACCGCGACGACTACATCTTCCGCTCCCGGCCCGTCGAGGCCCGCGTGGAGCGGCGAGCCGTCACCATCCTGCACGAGCTGGCCCACATGTGGTTCGGCGACATGGTGACCATGACCTGGTGGAACGACCTGTGGCTCAATGAGTCCTTCGCCGAGTTCACCTCCACCCTGGCCACCGCCGAGATCACCCGGTGGAACCAGGCCTGGACGACCTTCCAGACCCTGGAGAAGGGATGGGCCTACAACCAGGACCAGCTCAGCTCCACCCACCCCGTGGCCGCCGAGATCAACGACCTGCACGACGTCGAGGTGAACTTCGACGGCATCACCTACGCCAAGGGGGCCTCGGTGCTGGCCGCGCTCGTGGGCTACGTGGGCAGGGACAACTTCTTCGCCGGTATCCAGCGCTACCTGGCGGCGCACGCCTACGCCAACGCTGAGCTGGGTGACCTGCTCCGTGAGCTGGAGGCGGTCTCGGGCCGCGACCTGAGCTCCTGGACCCGGCTGTGGCTCCAGGAGGCCGGAGTGACGACCCTGCGCACGCAGATCACCACCGACGCCGAGGGCGTCATCACCCAGGCGGCCATCCGCCAGGAGATCCCGAGCGGATCGCCTGCCTCCCTGCGCCCGCACCGGGTGGCGATCGGCTGCTACAGCCTGACCGGTCAGGGCCCCGAGGCGCGCCTGGAGCGCACCGGCCGCGTCGAGCTCGACGTCGACGGCGAGCTGACGCAGGTCCCCGAGCTGGTCGGCACCGAGCGGGCCGACGTCCTCGTCCTCAACGACGACGACCTCACCTACGCCAAGGTCCGCCTCGACGAGACCTCACTGTCCTCCGGGCTGGCTCACATCGAGGCCTTCACCAAGTCCCTGCCCCGCTCGATCGTCCTGGCCTCGGCCTGGGACATGGTGCGCGACGGCGAGCTGGCCGCCTCCCGTTTCCTTGAGGCGGCCTTGCAGGCCCTGGACGTGGAGGAGCACTCCTCGGTCATCCAGGGGCTCCTGGGTCGGATCACCACCTGCCTGTCCGGCTTCCTGCCCCCAGCCGTGCGGCGCGATCTCGCCCCATCAGCTGCCGACCGGCTGCTGGAGCTGGCTCGGGCGGCCCAGGCCGGAGGCGACAAGCAGCTCCAGCTGGTGCGGGCCCTGGCCGCTCACGCTGTCACCGGTGAGCAGCTCGACGTCGTCGCCGGCCTCCTGGAGGGCACTGAGGTGCTTGAGGGCCTCGACGTCGACCAGGACCTGCGCTGGGACCTGCTGACCGGGCTGGTGGCCGCCGGTCGTGGTGGACAGGAGCAGATCCGTGCCGAGGAGGCTCGGGACCGCACGACCACGGGGCGTGAGCGCGCTGCCGAGGCCCGCGCCGCCATCCCGACACCGGAGGCGAAGGAGGCCACCTGGCGGGCGCTCGTCGATGACGCCTCCATGCCCAACGAGACCCAGGTGCGCGTGCTGCGCGGGCTGGCCAACGTCGAGCGTCACCCCGAGCTGCTGGTGCCCTTCGTGGGCGCGTACGTGGAGGCCATTGACACCGTGTGGTCCTCGCGCACCTTCCACATGGCGGAGAACCTGCTGACCGGCCTGTGGTCCTGCGCCACGGTGGGCCTGGAGGGCTCAGACCCGGCCGCTGCCCTGGAGGGCTGGCTGGACTCCCATGCTCAGGCGCCGGCCGCTCTGCGGCGGATCGTGCGTGAGAACCTCGACGACACCCTGCGCGTGGCCAG includes the following:
- the pepN gene encoding aminopeptidase N, which translates into the protein MPGQNLTRLEAAERSATVRTRSYDVVLDLTRGEKVFGSSTTVRFTATPGSSTFIDLIAPAVHSITLNGRTLDPAEVYEDSRIALTELAADNELVVVADCAYMHTGEGLHRFTDPADGETYLYSQFEVPDSRRVFAVFEQPDLKASFTFTVTCPAGWTVLSNSPTPEPTPAEASDGSGDAHTFAFAPTEPMSSYVTAIVAGPYVGATDEYVAGDGRTVPLGVYCRKSLVEHMDSEEILDLTKRGFAYYEDLFTTPYAFTKYDQIFVPEFNAGAMENAGCVTHRDDYIFRSRPVEARVERRAVTILHELAHMWFGDMVTMTWWNDLWLNESFAEFTSTLATAEITRWNQAWTTFQTLEKGWAYNQDQLSSTHPVAAEINDLHDVEVNFDGITYAKGASVLAALVGYVGRDNFFAGIQRYLAAHAYANAELGDLLRELEAVSGRDLSSWTRLWLQEAGVTTLRTQITTDAEGVITQAAIRQEIPSGSPASLRPHRVAIGCYSLTGQGPEARLERTGRVELDVDGELTQVPELVGTERADVLVLNDDDLTYAKVRLDETSLSSGLAHIEAFTKSLPRSIVLASAWDMVRDGELAASRFLEAALQALDVEEHSSVIQGLLGRITTCLSGFLPPAVRRDLAPSAADRLLELARAAQAGGDKQLQLVRALAAHAVTGEQLDVVAGLLEGTEVLEGLDVDQDLRWDLLTGLVAAGRGGQEQIRAEEARDRTTTGRERAAEARAAIPTPEAKEATWRALVDDASMPNETQVRVLRGLANVERHPELLVPFVGAYVEAIDTVWSSRTFHMAENLLTGLWSCATVGLEGSDPAAALEGWLDSHAQAPAALRRIVRENLDDTLRVARAQAAETAGRQ